One genomic segment of Gemmatimonadota bacterium includes these proteins:
- a CDS encoding DUF2283 domain-containing protein: MNEPNFNYDRESDTLYVSFEPNVKATGIALNDHILLRIDKAKRKAVGLTFFDYSILTQQTNIGPRSFPLTGLNDLSDALRDMVVDILQRPPIKEILPLSAYTPSAIETIPITSLMLHRKH, translated from the coding sequence ATGAATGAACCCAATTTCAACTATGATAGAGAAAGTGATACACTGTATGTGTCATTTGAACCCAATGTTAAAGCAACAGGCATTGCGCTGAATGATCATATTCTACTTCGGATTGATAAGGCCAAACGCAAAGCTGTTGGATTGACATTTTTCGACTATTCGATTTTGACGCAACAAACGAATATAGGGCCTCGGAGTTTCCCCTTGACGGGCCTGAACGACCTATCCGATGCACTGAGAGATATGGTTGTAGATATTCTTCAACGCCCACCCATCAAAGAAATCCTTCCGCTATCGGCCTATACACCATCTGCCATTGAAACGATTCCAATTACATCACTGATGTTACACAGGAAGCATTGA
- a CDS encoding sulfatase-like hydrolase/transferase produces the protein MMNSFLRKPNLLFIFTDQQRADTMRCYGNDHIDTPHLNTLADKSFVFENAYVSQPVCSPSRATMLCGLYPHTARVPACNVPLPRDVQTIAEMVSSDYRCCYNGKWHLGDEIFPQHGFSEWVGTEDSYRRFFSSSERHAYRSTYHHFLVENGFDPNSESEGQRVFSRHVEASMDEPFTKASFQGDRAAQFIRACGDDPFVLAVSYLEPHPPHTGPLNDYYDPSELPVGPAFRQKPPANASLLNRVLSAYYMESEEYGYDLRTDEGWRAVRARYYGNVTLIDRSVGKILAALEESGQADNTIIVFTSDHGEMVGDHGILGKTVLYEESVKVPLLMHVPWLSDQQRVIGGNISHIDLVPTLLDLMGESIPDHLQGESRVSALDGDATLLENDVFIQWNRNDGHPRPGEAEVNPAMSTPWRSIISAERWKLNLSAHDQCELYDLNADPYETVNYFDDPKCRDRIRDLTERIRQWQMQTDDRVLLPEI, from the coding sequence ATGATGAACTCATTTCTTAGAAAACCGAATTTGTTATTTATTTTTACCGATCAACAGCGCGCGGATACGATGCGGTGTTATGGCAATGATCATATTGATACGCCGCATCTCAATACGCTTGCGGATAAGAGTTTTGTCTTTGAGAATGCCTATGTCAGCCAGCCCGTGTGCAGTCCCTCGCGTGCCACGATGTTGTGCGGTCTCTACCCGCATACCGCGCGCGTGCCAGCGTGCAATGTTCCGTTGCCTCGAGATGTGCAAACCATTGCGGAGATGGTGTCTTCGGATTATCGCTGTTGTTATAATGGCAAGTGGCATCTCGGCGATGAAATTTTTCCGCAGCACGGTTTTTCCGAGTGGGTTGGTACCGAGGATTCGTATCGTCGCTTTTTTTCGAGTTCTGAACGCCATGCATACCGCAGTACCTACCATCATTTTCTCGTGGAAAATGGTTTTGATCCCAATTCCGAATCCGAAGGCCAGCGCGTTTTTTCCCGCCACGTTGAAGCGAGTATGGATGAACCGTTTACCAAGGCGTCTTTCCAGGGCGACCGCGCTGCCCAATTTATACGCGCCTGTGGCGATGATCCCTTTGTGCTGGCTGTTTCTTATCTGGAGCCGCACCCACCGCATACCGGCCCATTAAACGATTATTACGATCCTTCAGAACTTCCCGTTGGTCCCGCGTTTCGCCAGAAGCCGCCGGCTAATGCGTCTCTTCTCAATCGCGTTTTGTCCGCTTATTATATGGAGTCCGAAGAATACGGTTACGATCTTCGCACAGATGAGGGCTGGCGTGCTGTTCGCGCGCGCTATTATGGCAATGTTACGTTGATTGATCGCTCTGTTGGCAAGATTCTCGCTGCGCTCGAGGAGAGCGGGCAGGCGGATAATACGATTATTGTGTTTACCAGTGATCACGGCGAGATGGTGGGTGATCACGGCATTTTGGGGAAGACTGTTTTGTACGAGGAGTCCGTCAAGGTTCCGCTTCTCATGCATGTGCCCTGGTTATCCGATCAGCAGCGTGTGATCGGGGGGAATATTTCACATATTGATCTCGTGCCTACGCTTCTGGATTTGATGGGTGAATCCATTCCCGATCATTTGCAGGGTGAGAGCCGCGTGTCCGCGCTGGATGGCGATGCGACACTATTGGAGAATGATGTTTTTATTCAGTGGAACCGCAATGATGGACATCCGCGTCCCGGTGAGGCTGAGGTCAATCCCGCTATGAGTACGCCCTGGCGATCTATCATCTCTGCCGAACGCTGGAAACTCAATCTCAGCGCGCACGATCAGTGCGAACTATACGATCTGAACGCCGATCCATACGAAACTGTCAATTATTTCGACGATCCCAAATGCAGAGATCGTATTCGAGACCTGACCGAGCGTATTCGTCAATGGCAGATGCAGACAGATGATAGAGTTCTGTTGCCTGAGATTTAG
- a CDS encoding Gfo/Idh/MocA family oxidoreductase gives MSLKVGVVGMGGVGNRHAGCHAEDDLADLVAVCDVVKESADKAAERHGVRAYYSLKDMLENEDLDIVDVTTGGNENGSWHYEPTMEALAAGKHVLCEKPLSNDIDEARDMVAYAAEQNQYLGCNLNHYFSQPADKAREYIAEGKVGEQIYCIHKMGFAGGEATYRPGKGPKSWGHPYFHVKAFLTHPFSVMRDFCGNITHVQAFFDRPSFRKQAGDLMISLNSIHMRFESGAMGYLLSQRGDVTFGLGGWWSVEVAGTLGTFCIENCVEKITFWPAPGTAPMPENMSHGAAPDPIVDDTGITDFGSTFPNRIHAFLEDVTNGVPREELRASGHDALAALEYTWAAIESYENGGVLVTPNPLPLLKRDPMT, from the coding sequence ATGTCACTTAAAGTTGGCGTTGTTGGTATGGGTGGTGTTGGCAATCGGCATGCAGGCTGTCACGCAGAAGACGATCTTGCAGATCTCGTTGCTGTGTGCGATGTTGTCAAAGAGTCCGCGGATAAGGCTGCGGAAAGACACGGGGTCAGGGCTTATTATAGTCTCAAAGATATGTTGGAGAATGAAGACCTGGATATTGTCGATGTTACTACTGGGGGAAATGAGAACGGCAGTTGGCACTATGAACCGACGATGGAGGCTCTCGCCGCTGGCAAACACGTTTTGTGTGAAAAACCCCTGTCCAACGATATTGATGAAGCCCGCGATATGGTCGCTTATGCCGCAGAACAAAATCAGTACCTCGGCTGCAATCTCAACCATTATTTTTCTCAACCTGCGGACAAGGCGCGAGAATATATCGCAGAAGGCAAAGTGGGCGAACAAATTTACTGTATTCACAAGATGGGTTTTGCAGGTGGTGAAGCGACTTATAGACCAGGCAAAGGACCGAAATCGTGGGGGCATCCCTATTTTCATGTTAAGGCTTTTCTCACGCATCCTTTTAGCGTGATGCGAGATTTTTGCGGCAATATCACCCATGTGCAGGCATTTTTCGATCGTCCCAGTTTTCGCAAGCAGGCGGGCGATCTGATGATTTCCCTCAATAGTATTCACATGCGTTTTGAAAGCGGTGCTATGGGTTATTTGCTGAGCCAGCGCGGCGATGTCACTTTTGGTCTGGGCGGCTGGTGGAGCGTTGAAGTGGCGGGTACGCTCGGGACTTTTTGTATTGAGAACTGCGTTGAAAAAATCACTTTCTGGCCCGCGCCTGGCACAGCGCCTATGCCGGAGAATATGTCGCACGGTGCCGCGCCCGATCCCATTGTCGATGATACGGGGATTACTGACTTTGGCTCCACTTTTCCCAATCGCATCCACGCTTTTCTCGAGGATGTCACCAACGGTGTGCCCAGAGAAGAACTCCGCGCTTCAGGTCACGATGCGCTCGCTGCCCTCGAATACACATGGGCGGCGATTGAATCCTATGAAAATGGCGGTGTGCTCGTCACACCCAATCCCCTGCCTTTGCTCAAACGAGATCCGATGACTTAA
- a CDS encoding mandelate racemase/muconate lactonizing enzyme family protein, producing MKITDIKMTVVKQHLEKPFWNSIVTTRSKSRARLEIYTNEDLTGMTMCSGSVRTKLNTLKEKLIGEDPMRIAYLWEKLFMGGTRKPIAKGEYINAISAADNALWDLKGKAFNQPVWKLLGGVQNKLWAYAAGGYYEEGKGIPELCEEMTTYVSQGFQAVKMKVGWPGITLKEDAERVHAVRKAIGDDIALMIDANNAWDAHTAIRFGRMIEAYDPYWYEEPVRPDDLEGSALVAEALDYPVASGENEATRWGFRDLIERGGVRIVQADPNNCGGISEWMKIAAMASAHHLQMAPHGQGALGCVLVAAVDNGLVVENYLRNFSTDMVGDLEFKDGHVIMNDAPGLGIEWNEDLIERYGEKY from the coding sequence ATGAAAATCACAGATATCAAAATGACAGTTGTAAAACAACACCTGGAGAAACCATTCTGGAACTCGATTGTCACCACGCGCTCCAAGTCCCGCGCCAGATTGGAGATCTATACAAATGAGGACCTCACAGGCATGACCATGTGTTCGGGATCCGTGCGGACAAAACTGAACACCCTAAAAGAAAAATTGATCGGCGAAGATCCCATGCGAATCGCGTATTTGTGGGAAAAACTATTCATGGGCGGCACGCGCAAACCCATAGCCAAAGGCGAATACATCAACGCAATCAGCGCAGCCGACAACGCCCTCTGGGACTTAAAAGGCAAAGCATTCAATCAACCCGTGTGGAAATTGCTCGGCGGCGTACAAAACAAACTGTGGGCCTATGCCGCAGGTGGATATTACGAAGAGGGCAAAGGAATACCAGAACTCTGCGAAGAAATGACAACCTATGTAAGCCAGGGGTTTCAAGCAGTAAAAATGAAAGTGGGATGGCCCGGCATCACATTGAAAGAAGACGCAGAACGAGTGCATGCCGTACGCAAAGCCATAGGCGACGACATCGCCCTGATGATCGACGCGAACAATGCCTGGGACGCGCATACCGCAATTCGATTTGGACGCATGATCGAAGCCTACGACCCCTACTGGTATGAAGAACCCGTGCGCCCGGATGATCTCGAAGGCTCGGCACTCGTCGCCGAGGCACTGGACTATCCGGTTGCCAGTGGAGAAAACGAAGCCACGCGCTGGGGATTTCGCGACCTGATCGAACGCGGCGGTGTACGCATCGTCCAGGCCGATCCAAACAACTGTGGCGGAATCAGTGAATGGATGAAAATTGCGGCCATGGCCAGCGCCCATCACCTGCAAATGGCCCCGCATGGGCAGGGAGCCCTGGGTTGCGTCTTAGTCGCCGCAGTAGATAATGGACTGGTAGTGGAAAATTACCTGCGAAACTTCAGCACAGATATGGTAGGCGATTTAGAATTTAAAGACGGACATGTCATTATGAACGACGCGCCCGGCCTCGGCATTGAATGGAATGAAGACCTGATCGAAAGATATGGAGAAAAGTATTAA
- a CDS encoding thiamine pyrophosphate-binding protein, with the protein MKKRSITATPSEIIVEQLAALGVQYVFNNSGSREALFFDALHINPNVHGILALHEGSVAAMAGGYTQGNLDPAVMVVHLGAGLAQCLGQLINVWSGSLPVVVLTFAGDTGSYGDRVGLDLTHNVGPTSIAEPFTKASWTVIESDGLPQAIERALRVAKTPPVGPVHLAVYDRLLGNDMVSTEIIEGEIQSVRAGYPADEDVEAVIRALSDAQRPLFYVGDGIWKSGAEARVMALAEQYGCPIAGTWTEMRRTPQSHSLHCGRIAEAIAEVSPDLIVCIGVRHNGRGKLQDFDALSGAQRLIGIGPDVENFTNLPGLDLAILADEFRTLECIERASPQVSFAERLARAEMHAASLHAKRKAAAKRVAQEAGQVRPYVLVDAIDRGLERLGGGLMMVEQYALPIDSRGDAYGAGRNAYVRAAGGSEGYGIGGTIGLKLAVPHKPVVGLVGDGSMYYADSGLWTAAHHQIPVLFVIPNNRSYGIVATNFERAGGVMKETGEYPGVVLDGIDPVKIAEGFGVEGMQVGEESDLDGAIARGLDVVEGEERPFLLDVKLPLGLPEGGRAATPFHLTEIRSKASAA; encoded by the coding sequence ATGAAAAAGAGATCTATTACAGCAACCCCATCCGAAATTATCGTCGAGCAACTCGCCGCGCTGGGCGTGCAGTATGTGTTCAATAATTCTGGGTCTCGGGAGGCTCTCTTTTTTGACGCGCTCCACATAAATCCCAATGTTCACGGTATTCTGGCACTTCACGAGGGTAGTGTGGCCGCGATGGCAGGGGGATATACGCAGGGGAATCTCGATCCGGCTGTGATGGTCGTCCATCTGGGTGCCGGGTTGGCACAGTGCTTGGGACAGTTGATCAATGTCTGGAGTGGAAGCCTGCCCGTGGTGGTGCTCACGTTTGCGGGGGATACGGGGAGTTATGGAGACAGGGTGGGTCTGGATTTGACGCATAATGTGGGGCCGACTTCGATTGCAGAGCCTTTTACCAAGGCGAGCTGGACGGTGATTGAATCGGATGGCTTGCCGCAGGCGATTGAGCGCGCACTGCGGGTTGCCAAAACACCGCCGGTCGGTCCGGTTCATCTCGCTGTTTACGATCGGTTGCTCGGAAATGATATGGTGAGTACAGAGATTATTGAGGGGGAGATTCAGTCTGTGCGGGCGGGTTATCCGGCAGATGAGGATGTCGAAGCCGTTATTCGCGCGTTGTCCGATGCCCAACGGCCGCTGTTTTATGTTGGGGACGGTATTTGGAAGAGCGGGGCAGAGGCGCGGGTTATGGCGTTGGCCGAGCAGTATGGCTGCCCGATTGCGGGTACATGGACGGAGATGCGCAGGACTCCGCAAAGCCACAGCCTGCACTGCGGGCGGATCGCAGAGGCTATTGCCGAGGTGTCACCCGATCTGATTGTCTGCATTGGCGTGCGTCACAATGGTCGCGGAAAACTCCAGGATTTCGATGCGTTGTCGGGGGCGCAACGCCTGATTGGGATTGGGCCAGATGTCGAGAATTTTACGAATCTTCCGGGATTGGATCTCGCGATTTTGGCAGATGAGTTCAGGACGCTTGAATGTATTGAGCGCGCTTCGCCTCAGGTGTCTTTTGCCGAGCGTCTCGCCCGCGCCGAGATGCACGCTGCTTCACTCCACGCAAAGCGAAAAGCAGCGGCAAAGCGCGTGGCACAGGAGGCCGGGCAAGTGAGACCCTATGTGCTGGTGGATGCAATTGATAGGGGGCTGGAGAGGTTGGGTGGTGGTTTGATGATGGTCGAGCAATACGCTTTGCCAATAGATAGTCGAGGAGATGCGTATGGCGCGGGGCGCAATGCCTATGTCCGGGCGGCTGGGGGATCGGAGGGTTATGGGATTGGTGGTACGATTGGGTTGAAACTGGCGGTGCCGCACAAGCCCGTGGTTGGGCTGGTGGGCGATGGGTCGATGTATTATGCCGATTCCGGGCTTTGGACTGCTGCCCACCACCAGATTCCAGTGCTTTTTGTGATTCCAAATAATCGGTCTTATGGGATTGTGGCGACTAATTTTGAGCGGGCGGGCGGTGTGATGAAGGAGACGGGAGAATATCCGGGCGTGGTTCTGGATGGGATTGATCCGGTGAAAATTGCAGAGGGGTTTGGTGTGGAGGGGATGCAGGTCGGTGAAGAGTCGGATCTGGATGGTGCTATTGCGCGGGGATTGGATGTGGTGGAGGGCGAAGAGCGACCCTTTTTGCTGGATGTGAAATTGCCCCTTGGGCTGCCCGAGGGCGGACGGGCGGCAACGCCTTTTCATCTCACAGAGATTCGGAGTAAGGCCAGCGCAGCGTAA
- a CDS encoding ATP-binding protein has product MIKREITPCLVELFEKYPFVTVTGPRQSGKTTLCRVAFPHLKYVNLEAPDQREFAESDPRGFLSHIGEGAILDEIQRVPELLSYLQVYADEQRRNSLFVLTGSEQFRLSDAINQSLAGRTALLRLLPFSLAERRGTGASESLDDILYSGFYPRIHDQKLEPRQALGDYFETYVERDVRQIGEIRNLSSFRRFVRLCAGRVGQLANLSALGADAGVSHTTARHWLTVLEASYVVFQLPPFYANIRKRLVKSPKLYFYDVGLASYLIGIEHAGQIATHPLRGVLFENAVVVETLKHRFNRGYRSNLSFFRDARGLECDLLYENGDGICAIEIKSGATIASDYFNALNRITKVLPQISGKVVVYGGADRESRRDGEVVPLSGLDEMLEQFELQRL; this is encoded by the coding sequence ATGATTAAGCGCGAGATTACACCCTGTCTGGTCGAACTTTTCGAAAAATATCCGTTTGTCACTGTGACTGGACCCCGTCAGTCCGGCAAGACGACCCTTTGTCGTGTAGCTTTTCCGCATCTGAAGTATGTCAACCTGGAAGCTCCCGATCAGCGGGAATTTGCCGAGTCCGATCCCAGAGGCTTTCTCTCTCATATCGGCGAGGGTGCCATTTTGGACGAGATCCAGCGCGTGCCAGAGCTTTTGTCCTATTTGCAGGTCTATGCCGACGAACAGCGCAGAAATAGCCTTTTCGTGCTCACGGGCAGCGAGCAGTTCAGGCTCTCCGATGCCATTAACCAGTCCCTGGCAGGGCGCACAGCACTGCTTCGCCTGTTGCCGTTCTCACTTGCAGAACGCCGAGGAACTGGCGCGAGCGAAAGCTTAGATGATATTTTGTACTCTGGTTTTTATCCCCGCATTCACGATCAGAAACTCGAGCCGCGTCAAGCTCTTGGCGACTATTTCGAGACTTACGTCGAGCGCGATGTGCGCCAGATTGGAGAGATTCGCAATCTTTCCAGTTTTCGTCGCTTCGTTCGCTTGTGTGCCGGGCGCGTGGGGCAATTGGCCAATCTCTCTGCGCTGGGTGCAGACGCTGGCGTTTCTCACACTACGGCGCGACACTGGCTGACGGTCCTGGAAGCGAGCTATGTGGTTTTTCAACTTCCGCCGTTTTACGCCAATATTCGCAAGCGGCTGGTCAAGTCTCCCAAGCTGTACTTCTACGATGTTGGGTTGGCGAGCTATCTCATAGGTATTGAGCATGCCGGGCAGATTGCCACCCATCCGCTCCGCGGTGTGCTGTTCGAAAATGCGGTTGTTGTGGAGACCCTCAAGCACCGTTTCAATCGGGGCTACCGGTCCAATCTGTCTTTTTTTCGGGATGCTCGGGGGTTGGAGTGCGATCTCTTGTATGAGAATGGTGATGGTATCTGTGCTATTGAGATCAAGTCCGGTGCTACGATTGCCTCCGACTATTTCAATGCACTCAACCGGATTACAAAGGTACTGCCGCAAATTTCCGGCAAAGTAGTCGTCTATGGAGGTGCAGACCGGGAATCTCGACGAGATGGTGAGGTGGTGCCGTTGTCCGGACTGGATGAAATGCTCGAACAGTTTGAGCTTCAGAGACTGTGA
- a CDS encoding STAS domain-containing protein → MLSHSKNIQSLLTKEVAMNLREEIKDDIAIITLTGELMDGPDVMPFHDHIKQLVASGTNRVIVDFSAVRWFGSAMLGVLTASLATVKAAGGDLRLVGITRRIESILMVTSLASAFQTFRTVNRAMVSFRHE, encoded by the coding sequence ATGTTATCACATTCAAAGAATATCCAATCTCTTTTAACAAAGGAAGTAGCTATGAATCTAAGGGAAGAAATCAAAGACGATATCGCGATTATTACCCTTACAGGTGAACTGATGGACGGTCCTGATGTTATGCCGTTTCATGACCACATCAAGCAACTCGTTGCAAGTGGTACCAATCGCGTGATTGTCGATTTTTCTGCTGTCAGATGGTTTGGCAGTGCGATGCTCGGGGTTCTCACCGCATCTCTGGCGACGGTTAAGGCTGCAGGTGGCGATTTGCGTCTGGTGGGTATTACCAGAAGAATCGAGAGCATTCTCATGGTTACGTCTCTGGCTTCGGCTTTTCAAACGTTCAGGACGGTGAACCGCGCTATGGTCAGTTTCAGGCATGAGTAA
- a CDS encoding phytanoyl-CoA dioxygenase family protein — protein sequence MIEFCCLRFRRRFVLFTKREQFARDGFYVFEDILDSSLVDRLQRLSDDVLSEQEPEHFEMHRTTGSMVMIDWAMAYQYPVMAALIAHPNALNALKQLGFDEPKFGHGRIISKPPHSPPLFWHEDGRFWDDPVSYTTQPIQCFLMYYLTDTIPQNGCLRVVPGSHLKRHSLHDEISPSHTDELRKFADPDDPGFSRVDDEIDVPVKAGDLVMGYGSLLHASHANQTDQRRTVLTMWYYPDFVALPERTQATVALAEGNNSDAVSSSELQALMEPLRISYDGEAEPIEIQWIPGEGLK from the coding sequence ATGATAGAGTTCTGTTGCCTGAGATTTAGAAGGAGGTTTGTCTTGTTTACCAAGCGAGAACAATTTGCCCGTGATGGGTTCTATGTGTTCGAGGATATTCTCGATTCTTCTCTGGTGGATCGATTGCAGCGCCTTAGCGATGATGTACTCTCGGAACAGGAGCCGGAGCATTTTGAGATGCATCGCACGACCGGGAGTATGGTCATGATCGATTGGGCTATGGCTTATCAGTATCCGGTTATGGCTGCACTCATCGCCCATCCCAATGCGCTCAATGCGTTGAAACAGCTCGGGTTTGATGAACCAAAGTTTGGGCATGGACGCATTATCAGTAAGCCGCCGCATAGTCCACCGCTGTTCTGGCATGAAGATGGTCGTTTTTGGGATGATCCGGTAAGCTATACGACGCAGCCCATTCAGTGCTTTTTGATGTATTATCTGACCGATACGATACCGCAAAATGGGTGTTTGCGCGTGGTCCCGGGATCGCATCTCAAGCGTCATTCATTACACGACGAGATTTCTCCGAGCCATACAGATGAGCTAAGAAAATTTGCCGATCCGGACGATCCGGGGTTTTCGCGGGTGGATGATGAGATCGATGTTCCCGTTAAAGCCGGCGATCTCGTGATGGGTTATGGCAGTCTGTTGCACGCTTCGCATGCGAATCAGACAGATCAGCGCAGGACTGTGCTCACGATGTGGTACTATCCGGACTTTGTCGCTTTGCCCGAGCGCACACAGGCTACGGTCGCTCTGGCAGAAGGCAATAACAGTGATGCTGTGTCATCGTCTGAGTTACAGGCTCTGATGGAGCCGCTTAGAATCTCGTATGATGGCGAGGCAGAGCCGATAGAGATACAGTGGATACCGGGTGAGGGGTTGAAGTGA
- a CDS encoding hydroxyacid dehydrogenase: protein MPKVLLASNKRVRDSYFPPAELARLETFATWDWFECEGGNIYEAHRDPGIIAGLIDCIGDADAVVVCSGCPKIDAEVLDNAPNLKLVGELEGDRFAARIDLDAAWERGIRTVDTTQGSSYPVAEWALALILIALRNAGAAFRRIIAGDTIGAKNRDMRGMLTDKRVGLIGCGHMGRRLISFLRPFNTDIWVYDPYLSRDIAEIVGFTQTSMDKIFAECDVIVCVAPLTPRTRGMIGKRELDLIQPGSAFVNVSRGAIVDSNALIERLKRGDITAGLEVFDPEPIPPDSEIIHLPNVFLSPHFSGHTGDDYPHFFKLMVDELDRFFQGHETWFDLTPQSQANRRGD from the coding sequence ATGCCAAAAGTCCTTCTCGCGTCTAATAAGCGCGTCCGAGATAGCTATTTTCCGCCGGCAGAACTCGCCCGTCTCGAGACCTTTGCCACATGGGATTGGTTTGAGTGCGAGGGTGGCAATATTTATGAAGCCCATCGCGACCCCGGAATTATTGCGGGTTTAATTGATTGTATTGGGGATGCGGATGCTGTTGTCGTGTGCTCCGGGTGCCCCAAGATCGATGCCGAGGTGCTGGATAATGCGCCAAATTTGAAGTTGGTTGGCGAATTGGAAGGCGACCGCTTTGCCGCGCGCATTGATCTCGATGCTGCCTGGGAACGCGGTATCCGCACGGTTGATACGACTCAGGGGTCGTCTTATCCAGTTGCCGAATGGGCGCTCGCGCTTATCCTGATCGCGTTGCGCAATGCAGGGGCGGCTTTTCGCCGCATTATCGCTGGCGATACCATTGGTGCTAAGAACCGCGATATGCGCGGTATGTTGACCGACAAGCGCGTGGGTCTTATTGGGTGTGGGCATATGGGCCGCCGTCTCATTTCTTTTTTGCGTCCTTTTAATACGGATATCTGGGTTTATGATCCGTATTTGTCCCGCGATATTGCCGAGATTGTGGGTTTTACGCAGACTTCGATGGATAAGATTTTTGCGGAATGCGATGTTATTGTCTGCGTTGCCCCGCTTACACCGCGCACCAGAGGTATGATTGGGAAACGCGAACTCGATCTCATCCAACCCGGGTCGGCTTTTGTCAATGTTTCGCGCGGCGCGATTGTCGATTCAAATGCTTTGATCGAACGCCTCAAGAGAGGAGATATTACCGCGGGTCTCGAGGTTTTTGATCCGGAACCTATTCCCCCCGATAGTGAGATTATTCACCTTCCCAATGTGTTTTTAAGTCCGCATTTTTCGGGCCATACGGGCGATGATTATCCCCACTTTTTCAAACTTATGGTCGATGAACTCGATCGCTTTTTTCAGGGCCATGAGACGTGGTTTGATCTCACGCCACAATCGCAGGCCAATCGCAGAGGCGACTGA
- a CDS encoding MFS transporter, whose protein sequence is MSHSGLTRSVRLYPIYAPLAQAYFWLPVFFLYFNQHMPIEQVLRLEAIYYVAVVILEVPSGYLSDILGRRLTLLISAVSAIFAYALFFAGGSFDVFVLAQIGLAASMAFRSGTDTSFHYDLLKCLGREDAYPQREARITRNVFIASAGAALLGGVGSIYALRVAYGFSFLTACVAFVLVLLFAEPDREPSSERQASGFFPQIRACLAYLSQPVLGWLMLFSVFMTVVNHIPYEFYQPYIQLLGAQAPTPLLTGLHTALTMGIAAWFAKQSIRLRDHFGTRSALMLSAGVQVVLISLMGFFFHPVVALLLAFRSVPRALMIAPLNAATVPRLQQYHRATYLSIQSLIGRLSFSLCLALLAGVSEGSDIGLSHTLLHCAVFAIAGCVVLAVLAVVIPRSQWRLTN, encoded by the coding sequence ATGTCACATTCTGGCCTCACCCGCAGTGTTCGATTGTATCCGATTTATGCCCCTCTCGCGCAGGCGTACTTCTGGTTGCCTGTCTTTTTTCTCTATTTCAACCAGCACATGCCCATTGAGCAGGTGCTGCGCCTCGAAGCTATTTACTATGTCGCCGTTGTTATTCTCGAAGTGCCTTCCGGGTATTTGTCCGATATCCTGGGTCGCCGTCTGACCCTTCTAATTTCTGCTGTTTCAGCAATTTTTGCGTACGCTCTCTTTTTTGCGGGTGGGTCTTTTGACGTTTTTGTGCTGGCGCAAATTGGTTTGGCTGCAAGTATGGCCTTTCGATCTGGCACGGATACGTCGTTTCACTACGATCTGCTCAAATGTTTGGGGCGAGAAGACGCCTATCCCCAGCGCGAAGCGCGCATTACGCGGAATGTTTTTATTGCTTCAGCAGGTGCCGCGCTTCTTGGGGGTGTAGGCTCTATCTATGCTTTGCGCGTTGCTTATGGTTTTTCTTTTTTAACGGCGTGCGTGGCTTTTGTGCTGGTTTTGTTATTTGCCGAACCCGACCGGGAGCCCAGTTCTGAGCGACAGGCGTCGGGTTTTTTTCCCCAGATTCGCGCCTGTCTCGCGTATCTCAGCCAGCCCGTGCTCGGGTGGTTGATGTTGTTTTCCGTTTTTATGACGGTTGTCAATCATATCCCCTATGAATTTTATCAACCCTATATCCAGTTGCTCGGTGCCCAGGCTCCCACGCCGTTGCTTACGGGTTTACATACGGCGCTGACGATGGGTATTGCCGCGTGGTTTGCAAAACAGAGTATTCGCCTGCGCGATCATTTCGGTACCCGGTCAGCACTTATGCTCAGTGCAGGGGTGCAGGTTGTTCTCATTTCATTGATGGGGTTCTTTTTTCACCCTGTTGTTGCGCTTTTGTTGGCTTTCCGGTCTGTCCCTCGCGCGCTTATGATTGCGCCTCTCAATGCTGCGACTGTGCCGCGTTTGCAACAATACCATCGCGCGACATATCTTTCGATCCAGAGTCTGATTGGGCGTTTGTCATTTTCGCTTTGTCTTGCTCTTCTCGCTGGTGTTTCAGAAGGTTCGGATATTGGGCTGTCGCATACGCTTTTGCACTGCGCGGTCTTTGCCATTGCGGGGTGTGTCGTTCTCGCTGTTCTCGCTGTTGTGATTCCCAGGTCGCAGTGGCGATTGACGAATTAA